The genomic DNA ATGCGCCACCGCCCGTGTTTCCGAAGAGGATACGACGATGTGGGGGCGATTCCTCCGGCGGGCCATCAAGGCCCGCGGCAGGAGGTGCGTGGACGCGCACGCAATGAACCCTGTCGATCGCCGCCGTCATCGAGGAGGGAGCATGGAAGCGCAACCGGAGGGACCGTTGGGGTTGCGGGTGGGGCAGAAGGCCTCGCGAACGAAGTCGGTGACCGAGGCCGATCTCCGCATGTACGCGGAGATCACCGGCGACTACAATCCGCTCCACTTCGACGACGCGTTCGCCGCCCGGACGCGGTTTCGCCGCCGCGTCGCCCAAGGCGGGATCACCGCCGGCCTCCTGAACGCGCTCGTGGCCATGGATCTTCCGGGCCCGGGGACGGTGTTCATGAGCCAGTCGCTCACCTACCGAGCGCCGGTCTTCGTCGGTGATCTGCTCACGGCTACGGTGGAGGTGGCGGGGCTCAAACCCGACAAACCCGTCTGCCACCTCACGTTCACGATCAACAACCAGCACGGCGAGGTCGTTCTGGATGCAGACGCGTGGACGTACACGCTCCGGCCCGAGGATTCGGTGGCGGGTGGTCGGAACGTCCCCTCAGGTTAAGCGGAACGCTTCGCCCCGCCGCTGCAGTGCGGCGACGGCGCTCAGACCGGCGAGGCGCGAGGTCCGCGGATTCATCGGATCCATCGCGTTCTCGAAGCGCAGGGCAAATGAGCCAAACCGGCCGTCCGCCCAAATCTCGTGCCGCGAGCGGGGGATCGCCGGATCGGCGACGACCTCGACCTGGGTGCGGTCGAAGCCGATCCCCGCCAAGCTCACCGCGGCGGCGATGTTCACGTTTTGCGGGAAGTGCCGCACCGCCTCCCGGGCCGGCCCACGGTACACGACCAGGGGGGCCTCGAGCGGTTCCCGCAAGAGCCCCCGCTCGACGACGTACGGGGCGGTGTTGAGTCCTTCCGGCCGTTTGGTCGTGCGGTGCGTGACGCGCTCCAGATCGCCGAGCGCCCGCGCGGCGGCGAGCGCGTCGAGCCCGCCGACCCCCCCGGACGGCAGCCAGACCGTCACCCCGCGTCGCCGGGCGGCGTCTTCCAATGGCTCGCGGAGAGCGTCGTCGGCGAGCGCCCCGATGCTCATCAAGAGGAGATCACACCCGCCCTCTACGATCCGCAGCGCGTACGCATGGGCCGCGGCGTGGCCCGCGGCCTCGACCACCACCTCGGGCCGGGCGGCCAGGAGGCTGTCCGGATCGTAGACGACGGTGCCGCCCGCTCGGGCCAGGGACTCCTCAAGATCGGGTCGTCGGGATCGCGCCAGCAGCACGACGCGGCGGTAGGGGAGGCGGCGTTGTTCCAGGGCCTGCAGGACCAGCCTGCCAATCGCCCCCGCGCCGATGAGACCGAGGGTGGCGCCCGGAGCGGGGCTAAGAGGCACGGATGCTTCCCTCCCGCGTGCCCCCCGCCGCCGCGGTCGCGCGGACCGGCGGAATGAACTCCCCGTCCCCGGGCCGCGCCACGACGACGCCGTCCTCATAGGCCGGTCGGCCGCGGACAAACGTCCGCACCGCGCGGCCGCGCAGTTCCATCCCCTCGAACGGGGTCCAGCCCACGGGGCTGCGGAGATCCCGGCCCCGGACAGTCCAGACCACGTCTGGATCGAAAATCGTCAGATCCGCGTCCGCGCCCGGGAGCAGCGCGCCCTTGCGGGGGAACAGGCCGAAGTTGCGCGCGGGGCGCTCCGCCAGGAGCGAGATGAGGTCGAGGATCGAGATCCGCCCCGCGCCCACGCCGAAGTGGTGCAGGAGTGGAAGCAGCGTCTCCACCCCCGGAGCTCCCGATGCGTTCGCGAAGATGTCCAGGTCGCTCTTGCGGGCGCGGGTCCAGGGGGCATGATCCGAGGTCACCTGATCGATCCGTCCCGCGGCCAAGTCGCGCCACAGCCAGTCGACGTCCTGGCGTCCTCGGAGCGGGGGGTTGATCTTCGCGAAGGGTCCCAGGCGCTCCATTGCGGTCTCGTCCAACACGAGGTACTGGATGCAGGTCTCCGCCGTGACGTGCACCCCCTCCGTCCGGTAGCGGTGGATGAGATCGAACGAGCGGGGGACGCTAGCATGCACGATGTGGAGGTGGACAGAGGTGCCGTACGCCAACTCGAGGACGCGTCCCACCGCTTCGGTCTCCGACACGGGGGGGCGAGACCGGCAGTGAGCGATCGGGTCGGTCTGCCCCGCCGCACGGGCCCGCGCCACCCCCCGATCGGCGATGTCCTGGTTCTCGCAGTGCACGGCCACCGGCACCCCCATAGCGGCGATCCGATGAAAGGCGGCGAGCAGTTCTCCGTCGGGGATGCGCGGAAAGCGGACGGGGTCCGCTTCGTAGGTGGCCACTTTGAACGCGCACGCGCCCGCGCCGGCGATCCGTTCGATCTCGTTCAGCCCGCCTTCCTTGCGGATGGTACCGTAGAGCGCGACATCGCCCACGGCCTCCGCCCTCACGTCGGCCACCTTCTTCCGGAACGTCTCGAGGTCGGGGACGGCGGCCGGCATGTCATAGGGCATGTCGACGATCGTCGTCACTCCCCCCGCCACCGCCCCCTCGGTGCAGCGGGTGATGCCTTCGGCCGGTTCGCTTCGCGTGTGGACGTGCGTATCCACGATCCCGGGCAGAACGTACGCATGCTCGGTCGAGACCGTGCGCCGGGCCGGAGGGAGCGGGCCCTGGATCTCGCCGACGGCGGCGATCCTGGCACCGCGCACGCCGACATACCCTCGATCCAGAATCCGCTCGGGGGTGACCACGCGTCCTCCGACTACAAGATCGAACTCCGCCTTCGACACAGAGATCCTCCCGTGCCTGAAAGTCCCGCACGGTGTTCGTGACCCGGGCGCGGCCGTCCTCCCCAGGAGACCGCGGCGGCGCCGCGGAAGATCGGGGAGGCGGCGGGGCGCCGAGACCGTGCGGCGGCTGCCGCTTCCCGGGAGTTTTGCGATTCCGGCGGCGG from bacterium includes the following:
- a CDS encoding MaoC family dehydratase; the encoded protein is MEAQPEGPLGLRVGQKASRTKSVTEADLRMYAEITGDYNPLHFDDAFAARTRFRRRVAQGGITAGLLNALVAMDLPGPGTVFMSQSLTYRAPVFVGDLLTATVEVAGLKPDKPVCHLTFTINNQHGEVVLDADAWTYTLRPEDSVAGGRNVPSG
- a CDS encoding aspartate dehydrogenase encodes the protein MPLSPAPGATLGLIGAGAIGRLVLQALEQRRLPYRRVVLLARSRRPDLEESLARAGGTVVYDPDSLLAARPEVVVEAAGHAAAHAYALRIVEGGCDLLLMSIGALADDALREPLEDAARRRGVTVWLPSGGVGGLDALAAARALGDLERVTHRTTKRPEGLNTAPYVVERGLLREPLEAPLVVYRGPAREAVRHFPQNVNIAAAVSLAGIGFDRTQVEVVADPAIPRSRHEIWADGRFGSFALRFENAMDPMNPRTSRLAGLSAVAALQRRGEAFRLT
- a CDS encoding dihydroorotase family protein; translation: MSKAEFDLVVGGRVVTPERILDRGYVGVRGARIAAVGEIQGPLPPARRTVSTEHAYVLPGIVDTHVHTRSEPAEGITRCTEGAVAGGVTTIVDMPYDMPAAVPDLETFRKKVADVRAEAVGDVALYGTIRKEGGLNEIERIAGAGACAFKVATYEADPVRFPRIPDGELLAAFHRIAAMGVPVAVHCENQDIADRGVARARAAGQTDPIAHCRSRPPVSETEAVGRVLELAYGTSVHLHIVHASVPRSFDLIHRYRTEGVHVTAETCIQYLVLDETAMERLGPFAKINPPLRGRQDVDWLWRDLAAGRIDQVTSDHAPWTRARKSDLDIFANASGAPGVETLLPLLHHFGVGAGRISILDLISLLAERPARNFGLFPRKGALLPGADADLTIFDPDVVWTVRGRDLRSPVGWTPFEGMELRGRAVRTFVRGRPAYEDGVVVARPGDGEFIPPVRATAAAGGTREGSIRAS